A window of the Butyricimonas faecalis genome harbors these coding sequences:
- a CDS encoding AAA family ATPase encodes MIIQFTVENFLSFKEPATLSLAASALKEKQTRSDEIVFELEGTNLSLLKSAVIYGANASGKSNLVKALDFFKWFVINSSKGVQSGESIRVESFRLNRRTEQEPSYFEAVFADETVQYRYGFEVDEKRVHREWLYQKGNKRKAKEVELFLRDGDEYELHPKFSVGKEVVAKKMVRDNALLLSVAAQFNESVSVEIMGWLANTTIVLGSSDERIWEMAIAQIDDPSMKRRIVEFARFADFGIDDIRKVDNTVISSHQQYDEEGNATKTVTFPFRVNESEGTIKYFSLAYPIIDALDHGKRLVVDEFDSKMHPLLTSRIIGLFNSRVTNPRNAQLIFTTHDTNLLNASLFRRDQIWFTQKDSFGASELYSLAEYKVRNSAPFEKEYLMGKYGGIPVIGQFERLFDLREEEYGSTDEQA; translated from the coding sequence ATGATTATTCAGTTCACAGTCGAAAATTTCCTTTCGTTCAAGGAGCCGGCGACCTTGTCTTTGGCTGCTTCCGCGCTGAAAGAAAAACAGACCCGGTCCGATGAGATTGTTTTTGAGCTTGAAGGTACGAACCTCTCTTTGCTGAAGAGTGCGGTCATCTACGGGGCCAATGCCAGCGGGAAATCGAATCTAGTCAAAGCGCTCGATTTCTTCAAATGGTTTGTCATCAATTCCTCCAAAGGCGTGCAGTCCGGCGAAAGCATACGGGTGGAAAGTTTCCGTCTCAACCGGAGGACGGAACAGGAGCCCAGTTATTTTGAGGCGGTCTTTGCCGACGAAACGGTCCAATACCGCTATGGGTTTGAAGTCGATGAAAAACGTGTACACCGGGAGTGGCTTTATCAAAAGGGCAACAAGCGCAAGGCAAAGGAGGTGGAACTGTTCCTGCGTGACGGCGATGAGTATGAACTGCATCCCAAATTTTCGGTCGGCAAAGAGGTTGTCGCCAAAAAAATGGTGCGCGACAATGCGCTGCTTCTTTCCGTGGCAGCACAGTTCAACGAAAGCGTCTCGGTGGAAATCATGGGATGGTTGGCCAACACCACGATTGTTCTTGGCAGCAGCGACGAGCGGATTTGGGAAATGGCGATAGCCCAGATCGATGATCCGTCCATGAAAAGGCGTATTGTGGAGTTTGCCCGGTTTGCAGACTTCGGAATCGACGACATACGCAAGGTTGACAATACAGTCATCAGTTCACACCAGCAATATGACGAGGAGGGCAACGCCACGAAGACGGTCACTTTCCCGTTCCGCGTAAACGAGTCGGAGGGTACGATCAAATACTTCTCGCTGGCTTATCCTATAATCGACGCGTTGGATCATGGCAAAAGGCTGGTTGTCGACGAGTTCGACTCGAAAATGCACCCTCTGTTGACCAGTCGCATCATCGGGCTGTTCAATTCCAGAGTGACAAATCCCAGGAATGCACAGTTGATTTTCACGACACATGACACCAACCTGCTTAATGCAAGCCTGTTCCGCAGGGATCAGATCTGGTTTACACAGAAAGATTCGTTTGGAGCCTCGGAACTCTATTCGTTGGCGGAATACAAGGTTCGCAACAGTGCACCTTTCGAAAAGGAGTACCTGATGGGGAAATATGGCGGTATCCCTGTCATCGGCCAGTTTGAACGGTTATTTGACCTGAGGGAGGAAGAATATGGCAGCACGGACGAACAAGCGTGA
- a CDS encoding DNA N-6-adenine-methyltransferase gives MDVTFEGKSSTGKNEWLTPPCLLRRLGPFDLDPCSPVNRPWDTARHHYTIEDDGLQQPWFGRVFCNPPYDTALIVRFIRRCVEHRNAVALTFARTDTRLFHELIFPNADSILFIKGRLSFYHVTGEQGGTAGAPSCLIAFNKENTAVLETCGIDGKLVKP, from the coding sequence ATGGATGTAACTTTCGAGGGGAAATCTTCTACCGGAAAGAACGAATGGCTCACGCCTCCCTGCCTGCTTCGGAGGCTGGGTCCGTTCGATCTGGATCCGTGTTCACCCGTAAACCGCCCATGGGATACGGCGCGACATCACTATACCATTGAGGACGACGGGCTGCAACAGCCCTGGTTCGGACGAGTCTTCTGCAATCCTCCCTATGATACTGCACTGATTGTCCGGTTTATCCGCAGGTGTGTCGAACACAGGAATGCCGTCGCGCTCACTTTTGCCCGCACGGACACACGCCTGTTCCACGAACTGATATTCCCAAACGCCGATTCAATACTCTTTATCAAGGGACGACTCAGTTTTTACCATGTCACTGGGGAACAGGGAGGTACGGCCGGGGCGCCGTCATGCCTGATAGCCTTCAACAAAGAAAATACCGCAGTTCTGGAAACATGCGGTATCGACGGGAAGTTGGTGAAGCCGTAA
- a CDS encoding DUF2586 family protein, whose translation MALGNVFIKDVDGNIPYDTGSSGEKVTGLLFDVSLQPTLFTEGYGKTNETKLKSGDVCYITSFKSAVNDFGIIERVEATDEEEMNVNFLHGIPAYHIREFFRMSGNPGGSGKLYVMFADCSANWNALEIMQCAAGGMINQIGIWTEQPLWKANGVSGQYSLNLVKGLNDVAVGLAEQNQPLSLILSANPSNTGADTTEGRQIDLNKIPSCICESSRVSCIFGQAHHERISTMQMCNRNHTPVGFLGAVMGAIAKANVHESIAWVKQFNLFADDFQEIELGFGDINLDEAEENFLSLNRYESLSPSLLDELDDKGYIFPIKYAGRENGIYISKDQTCSHGDFRTIARNRTINKSRRAVRAALLPYVNSPLMVNPSTGFLAPSKITAFKTLIGDILAKMQAAQEISGYAVTIDPNQNVLVDDTLRISYVLVPVGVAVKIYVEEGLSLTANKS comes from the coding sequence ATGGCACTCGGTAATGTATTTATCAAGGATGTGGACGGCAATATCCCTTACGACACCGGCTCGTCGGGCGAGAAGGTGACGGGACTGCTGTTCGACGTGTCCCTCCAACCGACGCTTTTCACGGAGGGGTACGGTAAAACCAATGAGACCAAGCTCAAGTCCGGCGATGTCTGCTACATCACCTCGTTCAAGTCCGCCGTGAACGATTTCGGCATTATCGAACGTGTGGAGGCAACCGACGAGGAAGAGATGAATGTCAATTTCCTGCATGGCATTCCGGCATACCATATCCGTGAATTTTTCCGCATGTCCGGCAATCCGGGCGGTTCGGGGAAACTCTACGTGATGTTCGCGGACTGTTCGGCAAACTGGAATGCGCTGGAAATCATGCAGTGTGCAGCCGGGGGCATGATCAACCAGATAGGCATATGGACGGAGCAGCCGCTGTGGAAGGCTAACGGAGTATCGGGGCAGTACAGCCTCAATCTGGTAAAGGGACTTAATGATGTGGCCGTGGGGCTTGCGGAACAGAATCAGCCGCTCTCGCTCATCCTTTCCGCCAATCCTTCCAATACGGGGGCGGATACGACCGAGGGACGTCAGATTGACCTGAATAAAATACCTTCATGTATCTGTGAATCAAGCCGTGTCAGCTGTATATTCGGCCAGGCGCATCACGAAAGGATCTCCACGATGCAGATGTGCAACAGGAACCATACGCCCGTGGGATTTCTGGGAGCGGTTATGGGAGCCATAGCAAAGGCCAACGTGCATGAATCCATCGCGTGGGTCAAGCAGTTCAATCTCTTCGCGGACGATTTCCAGGAAATAGAACTGGGGTTCGGGGATATCAACCTCGACGAGGCGGAAGAGAACTTCCTCAGTCTGAACCGGTACGAGTCGCTCTCCCCGTCACTGCTGGACGAACTCGACGACAAGGGGTATATTTTTCCCATCAAGTATGCCGGCCGCGAGAACGGGATCTACATCTCGAAAGACCAGACATGCTCACATGGGGATTTCCGTACCATTGCACGGAACCGCACTATCAACAAGAGCCGCCGAGCCGTGCGCGCTGCACTGTTGCCGTATGTAAATTCCCCGCTGATGGTCAATCCTTCAACCGGGTTTCTCGCCCCGTCGAAGATTACGGCATTCAAAACACTCATTGGGGATATACTGGCCAAGATGCAGGCGGCGCAGGAGATTTCAGGCTATGCCGTGACCATCGATCCTAACCAGAACGTGTTGGTGGACGATACGCTGCGCATCTCCTATGTCCTTGTCCCGGTGGGCGTGGCCGTGAAGATTTATGTCGAGGAAGGACTGTCATTAACCGCTAACAAATCATAG
- a CDS encoding Clp protease ClpP, translating into MDMNTLQYVVGEAKEGQPAVIRFFGRVTEETTSRFNDEFDFLENIVRPSCIRVLINSEGGSVLYGMSTYSTIANATVDTECIIEGVAASMASIIWAAGKRSLMRDYAILMIHNPMLPDDDGGEPSDMVLAFTKQIETIYRKRFGLKAEHVRTIMDGQAGKDGTYFDAQAAVKAGIIPAEHVIHTSKQLCRKVHDQIEGLTDTTAIQELMSRVSAGNKPFNGIGPTLTETENDMENENKTQSIEYGAIAASLGMKDGEVKDVMARISELAAIEPKYREIQKSLSDAQTVIAGKDAAIRNLQKDLDTATARLSAYEQKEKDELASRIETLVENAIAEGKIDREAKTQWVEMAGSNFELAESTLASIPAREKISKEIADDPANIQATAEATKTAEQLMAEKVAEVVGADFKFRKL; encoded by the coding sequence ATGGATATGAACACACTTCAATATGTCGTCGGAGAGGCGAAAGAAGGCCAGCCGGCTGTCATCCGTTTCTTCGGACGTGTGACGGAAGAGACGACCTCACGTTTCAATGACGAGTTCGACTTCCTGGAAAATATCGTCCGTCCCTCCTGTATCCGCGTGTTGATCAATTCGGAGGGCGGCAGTGTCCTTTACGGCATGTCCACCTATTCCACCATCGCCAATGCCACGGTGGATACGGAGTGTATCATCGAAGGGGTCGCTGCATCGATGGCCTCCATCATCTGGGCGGCAGGCAAGCGTTCTCTCATGCGTGATTATGCCATACTGATGATCCATAACCCGATGTTGCCGGACGATGACGGCGGGGAACCGTCGGACATGGTATTGGCTTTTACCAAACAGATCGAGACGATTTACCGGAAACGGTTCGGCCTGAAAGCGGAGCATGTACGGACCATCATGGACGGACAGGCCGGCAAGGACGGAACCTATTTCGACGCACAGGCTGCCGTCAAGGCCGGTATCATCCCTGCGGAGCATGTCATCCATACTTCGAAGCAGCTCTGCCGTAAAGTGCATGACCAGATAGAAGGATTGACCGATACGACCGCCATCCAGGAGTTGATGAGCCGTGTCAGCGCGGGAAATAAACCTTTCAACGGCATTGGACCTACTCTTACAGAAACGGAAAACGATATGGAAAACGAAAACAAGACACAGAGCATTGAGTACGGGGCGATTGCCGCCTCTCTGGGAATGAAGGACGGGGAGGTCAAGGACGTGATGGCACGTATCTCCGAACTGGCCGCGATAGAGCCCAAATACAGAGAAATACAGAAATCACTGAGCGACGCGCAGACCGTCATCGCCGGCAAGGATGCCGCCATCCGGAACTTGCAGAAAGACCTGGACACAGCGACGGCGCGCCTCTCCGCCTACGAGCAGAAAGAGAAGGACGAGCTGGCCTCCCGCATCGAGACACTGGTGGAGAACGCCATTGCCGAAGGCAAGATTGACCGTGAGGCGAAAACGCAGTGGGTGGAGATGGCCGGTTCCAACTTCGAGTTGGCGGAAAGCACGCTGGCTTCCATTCCCGCACGGGAGAAAATCTCGAAGGAAATCGCCGATGACCCTGCCAACATCCAGGCCACGGCGGAAGCGACAAAGACCGCCGAACAGCTGATGGCCGAGAAGGTGGCGGAAGTGGTCGGCGCGGATTTCAAGTTCCGAAAGCTCTGA
- a CDS encoding ATP-binding protein, whose protein sequence is MNTHTLLSIVADQREELLANDYSELCPRPEESQLDPKSNRAQVVIGVRRCGKSTLCEMFLKRKGIEFAYVNFDDDRMKDMKADDLDRLLEALYMTYGDFKYLFLDEIQNIEGWPLFVNRLLRQKMHLFITGSNSKLLSKELSTHLTGRNNKVELYPFSFSEYSEMKRIDMTSLSTKAKGFRKSALHEYLQQGGFPELFNESNRRGYINGLLDAIIKNDIAKRFKVRNVEALRRIAAYLADNYCQEFVAKTVGELFGVSNHTAENYYSYLKEAFLLIGINRFSYKSKERVRNEKVYVVDTAFVTEREENFSLENLGWKLENVVCIELLRRYKPLFCDVFYYKEESSQVDFVIAKDGNVRELIQVSYDISTEKTRNREIRGLKNAAKKLKCNNLTLITFEEHETIEEDGYTINVIPATEWLLPQ, encoded by the coding sequence ATGAATACACATACACTACTGTCAATAGTAGCAGACCAGCGTGAGGAGTTGCTGGCGAATGATTACTCGGAACTGTGCCCGCGTCCTGAAGAATCACAACTTGATCCGAAGAGCAATCGGGCTCAGGTGGTAATAGGAGTCAGAAGATGTGGCAAATCCACCCTATGCGAAATGTTCCTTAAACGAAAGGGGATCGAATTTGCTTATGTGAATTTTGATGATGACCGGATGAAGGATATGAAGGCAGACGACTTGGACCGTTTGCTCGAAGCATTATATATGACATACGGTGACTTCAAATATCTGTTCCTTGATGAGATACAGAATATAGAAGGCTGGCCGTTGTTTGTCAACAGATTGCTTCGCCAGAAGATGCACCTGTTTATTACGGGTTCTAACTCTAAATTACTCAGTAAGGAATTGAGCACACACCTGACCGGAAGAAACAATAAGGTGGAACTCTATCCGTTCTCATTCTCGGAGTACAGCGAGATGAAGAGGATTGATATGACCTCTCTGTCAACCAAAGCGAAAGGCTTTCGTAAAAGTGCCCTGCACGAATACCTTCAGCAAGGCGGATTCCCTGAACTGTTCAACGAGAGCAACAGAAGAGGCTATATAAACGGATTATTGGATGCCATTATCAAAAACGATATAGCAAAACGCTTCAAGGTCCGCAATGTGGAGGCTCTGCGAAGAATCGCCGCCTATCTTGCCGACAATTACTGTCAGGAGTTTGTTGCCAAGACAGTCGGTGAACTGTTCGGAGTATCAAACCATACGGCGGAGAACTATTATTCATACCTCAAGGAGGCATTTTTATTGATAGGTATCAACCGGTTCTCATACAAGAGCAAAGAGCGTGTGAGAAACGAGAAAGTATATGTTGTGGATACGGCATTCGTTACAGAACGTGAAGAAAACTTCTCATTGGAGAATCTTGGCTGGAAACTGGAGAATGTTGTATGTATTGAATTGTTGCGTCGCTATAAGCCTCTGTTCTGCGATGTGTTTTATTACAAGGAGGAATCCTCGCAGGTTGATTTTGTCATAGCGAAAGACGGCAATGTACGGGAGTTGATACAGGTATCGTATGATATTTCCACTGAAAAGACACGCAATAGAGAGATAAGAGGATTGAAGAACGCTGCCAAGAAATTAAAGTGTAATAATCTAACACTTATAACCTTTGAAGAGCATGAAACAATTGAAGAGGATGGCTACACCATAAATGTCATTCCAGCTACAGAGTGGTTACTTCCCCAATAA
- a CDS encoding phage antirepressor KilAC domain-containing protein, which translates to MRFGRIPSEWLRIASTDMLRREMAGNGRTGKYESQVFTTRGRGHGATWLESPLVIPLARWIAPDMLLAEWLGEAIGKLSVKRGKPVVHGRPGQAAPGMPCMDCPMPQDMESATRLILELRKVVRESLPKIVFYEEFIENRDWFKSTRIADELGISPRQLHQFLAEEGICKYEKRQWVVFPSCRAWQCDVPYTWENSRGKVYTFGSTKRWTQAGRECIIELWRKRNPEYGPPGA; encoded by the coding sequence ATGCGCTTCGGGAGAATTCCGTCCGAATGGCTCCGCATCGCTTCCACGGATATGCTCCGCAGGGAAATGGCCGGGAACGGACGTACCGGGAAATACGAGTCGCAAGTCTTCACCACACGGGGGCGGGGACACGGCGCGACCTGGTTGGAATCACCGCTTGTCATACCATTGGCCAGATGGATTGCCCCGGACATGCTTTTGGCGGAATGGTTGGGCGAGGCTATCGGAAAACTCTCCGTGAAACGCGGGAAGCCGGTCGTACACGGACGCCCCGGACAGGCGGCACCCGGCATGCCGTGCATGGATTGTCCCATGCCGCAGGATATGGAATCGGCGACAAGGCTGATCCTGGAACTGCGGAAGGTGGTGAGGGAATCCCTGCCGAAAATCGTATTCTACGAGGAGTTTATCGAGAACAGGGACTGGTTCAAGAGCACGCGCATCGCTGACGAACTCGGCATATCGCCGCGACAGTTGCACCAGTTCCTTGCCGAAGAGGGCATCTGCAAGTACGAGAAGCGGCAATGGGTGGTCTTTCCTTCCTGCCGGGCCTGGCAATGCGATGTGCCTTACACGTGGGAGAACAGCCGGGGCAAGGTATATACTTTCGGATCCACCAAACGATGGACACAGGCCGGACGGGAGTGTATCATAGAACTGTGGCGCAAGAGGAACCCTGAATACGGCCCACCGGGTGCATAG
- a CDS encoding phage minor head protein has product MDRALEILRNHNSFTTERERQQRDILIAAIDNLVDFAAAEEYAMLGELPDTADEQDMEAYEKICRRYNLVHAEEENSQVFFAASMAAWWMAVNMDSVLTYMTQGDERVRAWHLSLEGLSFRKSEFPPELIPPIEWGCRCFLVTEGFAAVRAALPDKGGYLEKVDPVFRESLATGGRIFSDAHRYFSVPLPGYMNDIVKRIKGKFAYAQDNA; this is encoded by the coding sequence ATGGACCGCGCATTGGAGATACTGAGAAATCACAACTCCTTTACAACAGAGAGGGAACGGCAGCAGCGTGACATCCTGATTGCAGCCATAGACAACCTGGTGGATTTTGCTGCGGCAGAGGAGTATGCCATGCTCGGGGAACTGCCCGATACGGCGGATGAACAGGACATGGAGGCATACGAAAAGATATGCCGCAGGTACAATCTCGTCCATGCGGAGGAAGAGAACAGCCAGGTATTCTTCGCGGCCTCGATGGCCGCATGGTGGATGGCGGTGAATATGGACAGCGTCCTGACCTACATGACACAAGGTGACGAACGGGTACGTGCCTGGCATCTTTCATTGGAAGGGCTTTCCTTCCGCAAGTCGGAGTTTCCTCCGGAGCTGATACCGCCGATCGAATGGGGATGCCGCTGCTTTCTGGTCACGGAAGGGTTCGCCGCTGTCCGGGCGGCTTTGCCGGATAAGGGAGGCTATCTGGAAAAGGTGGATCCGGTCTTCCGGGAGAGCCTGGCTACAGGCGGGCGTATCTTTTCCGATGCACACCGCTATTTCTCCGTCCCGCTTCCGGGTTACATGAATGATATTGTGAAACGCATTAAAGGGAAATTCGCCTATGCCCAAGATAACGCTTGA
- a CDS encoding SH3 domain-containing protein, with amino-acid sequence MKKLICLSLISLVCGFLSVHASIQADDTKPFVGKWEYWEGNSQIQLEIDLYNTPTDGSYGAYNVFEGGYGLAYSIVDVYHIDNTEASVAVESSMGKQKAEFKYNPTTKELSFLPPGSEPVVFKQKDKCNYVFISGGDKINVRSTPVSGSPLMKANRGQSFRFLGKEKGWFKVELSAQDKRIGYISPEYAFYLKDNTIPESAFTKSYANGLISFTLEKKGEQVFMVKTAMYPPQGESIPMSSVESYAGKIEGNALVFTYFSGMPTQDINEMSKVEPYVVYYWKESGMFIMEGENYAADM; translated from the coding sequence ATGAAAAAATTGATATGCCTAAGTTTGATAAGCCTTGTTTGTGGCTTCTTGAGTGTACACGCGTCTATACAAGCAGATGACACAAAACCCTTTGTGGGCAAATGGGAATATTGGGAAGGCAACAGCCAGATTCAGTTGGAAATAGACCTGTACAACACACCGACAGATGGCAGTTACGGTGCTTACAATGTGTTTGAAGGAGGCTATGGGCTTGCCTATAGTATTGTAGACGTCTATCACATTGATAATACAGAGGCTTCGGTTGCCGTAGAAAGCAGTATGGGAAAACAAAAAGCGGAGTTCAAGTACAATCCCACCACGAAGGAACTGTCCTTCTTGCCACCCGGTTCAGAGCCGGTAGTGTTTAAGCAGAAAGATAAATGTAACTACGTATTCATCAGTGGAGGAGATAAAATCAATGTCCGTTCCACCCCTGTATCGGGTAGTCCTTTAATGAAAGCCAACCGTGGACAAAGCTTCAGATTCTTGGGGAAAGAAAAGGGATGGTTTAAGGTAGAGCTTTCTGCCCAAGACAAACGTATCGGATATATTTCTCCGGAGTATGCTTTTTACTTGAAAGATAATACCATCCCAGAATCAGCCTTTACAAAAAGTTATGCCAACGGCTTAATATCTTTCACACTGGAAAAGAAAGGAGAACAAGTTTTTATGGTCAAAACGGCCATGTATCCTCCACAAGGTGAAAGCATTCCTATGTCAAGCGTGGAGTCGTATGCCGGGAAAATAGAGGGTAACGCACTGGTCTTTACCTATTTTAGTGGAATGCCCACGCAGGACATCAATGAAATGTCGAAAGTAGAGCCTTATGTGGTGTATTACTGGAAAGAGTCGGGAATGTTTATCATGGAGGGCGAGAATTATGCAGCAGATATGTAA
- a CDS encoding RloB family protein, with the protein MAARTNKRDPRAARTLRRISFVREVKQSFLIICEGVNTEPDYFNAFRLTSANIKAVGQGLNTVGLVQKALRMKEEERKKGREYDQCWVVFDKDDFPDRDFNRAIGMAEAGGMRVAYSNQAFEYWFLLHYNLVQGPMHRNQYETKLSGLLGFSYNKEAGTGGRVFRELGGKQAQAITNAKAVLRRMEGIPPAQAESSTTVHLLVEELNKYI; encoded by the coding sequence ATGGCAGCACGGACGAACAAGCGTGATCCACGCGCGGCACGGACACTCAGGCGTATCAGTTTTGTCCGTGAGGTCAAACAATCCTTCCTGATCATCTGCGAGGGGGTAAATACGGAACCGGATTATTTCAATGCGTTTCGCCTGACCTCCGCCAATATTAAAGCGGTAGGCCAGGGACTCAATACGGTAGGTCTTGTCCAAAAGGCTTTACGGATGAAAGAAGAAGAGCGGAAGAAAGGACGCGAGTATGACCAGTGCTGGGTGGTATTTGACAAGGATGACTTTCCCGATCGGGATTTCAACCGGGCTATCGGTATGGCGGAAGCCGGTGGCATGAGGGTGGCATACAGCAACCAGGCTTTCGAGTATTGGTTCTTGCTGCACTATAACCTGGTACAAGGCCCGATGCACAGAAATCAATATGAAACAAAGCTATCCGGCTTGTTGGGCTTCTCCTACAACAAGGAAGCCGGTACAGGCGGTCGTGTTTTCAGGGAGCTGGGCGGTAAACAGGCTCAGGCCATCACGAACGCAAAAGCCGTATTGCGCCGAATGGAGGGAATACCGCCGGCACAAGCGGAATCTTCGACAACGGTGCATCTTCTTGTGGAAGAACTGAATAAGTATATTTAG
- a CDS encoding phage portal protein family protein: MATSDNSFGGELLESIFKTSKKTIQEYVREIERNNRYRSCRQDTGSGYILDDRAGLIDLYEACLQQDAHIRSVVETLESQILGDRYMLARVNEKGKYIKDVANSLKIQGSQFDKIIKGIVESKLYGYTLLEIMPHTDPRTGRLAEVNIIERRNVLPDQKTVLKRQGLWEPHWDLHDPAYYRCYVLVNSGDLGLFSATTPLILAKKFTVANYVNFSHTYGQPIIHGKTVSESNADRKRLANEIANAAQNKVVVTGIEDEVDIKTFTMSNSEKIYTGLIEFVNKEVANLVLGSESMAGGMQSYVGSTKAHQDIFRDRIEVYRRYIENVMNEEIIPRLVAIGYIPGGLEFRYSNRIEMSNEDRIRLYSLITDKYEVAADEIEKEFGINVGRQLNVIPGLGFGGEGGSSGISHNDRGIMSDEEYFRRYGRPRGTKVGNFLRGAE; the protein is encoded by the coding sequence ATGGCTACATCGGACAATTCATTTGGCGGGGAACTTTTGGAGAGTATTTTCAAGACCTCCAAGAAGACAATTCAGGAGTATGTCCGCGAAATCGAGCGCAACAACCGTTACCGTTCATGCCGCCAGGATACCGGTTCGGGATACATCCTCGATGACCGTGCCGGGCTCATTGACCTGTATGAAGCCTGCCTGCAGCAGGACGCTCATATACGTTCGGTGGTCGAGACACTGGAAAGCCAGATTCTCGGTGACAGGTATATGCTGGCCCGTGTAAACGAGAAAGGGAAATATATCAAGGACGTGGCGAATTCCCTGAAGATACAGGGCTCGCAGTTCGACAAGATAATCAAGGGTATCGTGGAATCCAAACTGTACGGGTACACCCTGCTTGAAATCATGCCGCATACTGACCCCAGAACAGGCAGGCTGGCGGAAGTCAACATCATCGAACGGCGCAATGTGTTGCCGGACCAGAAAACGGTACTGAAGCGGCAGGGACTGTGGGAGCCGCATTGGGATTTGCATGACCCGGCATATTACCGTTGTTATGTACTGGTAAACTCCGGTGACTTGGGACTTTTTTCCGCCACGACCCCTTTGATACTGGCCAAGAAATTCACGGTGGCCAACTATGTGAACTTTTCCCACACCTATGGACAGCCGATTATTCACGGCAAGACGGTAAGCGAGAGCAATGCCGACCGCAAGAGGCTGGCTAACGAGATAGCCAACGCGGCACAGAACAAGGTGGTGGTTACCGGCATTGAGGACGAGGTCGATATCAAGACATTCACCATGTCCAACTCGGAAAAGATATATACCGGGCTTATCGAGTTTGTGAACAAGGAAGTTGCCAACCTCGTACTCGGCTCAGAATCGATGGCCGGAGGGATGCAGTCGTACGTGGGTTCCACGAAAGCTCACCAGGACATCTTCCGTGACCGTATCGAAGTCTACCGTCGGTATATCGAAAACGTCATGAACGAGGAGATAATACCCCGTCTGGTGGCTATCGGGTATATCCCCGGAGGATTGGAGTTCCGGTATTCGAACCGGATAGAGATGAGCAACGAGGACCGCATCAGACTCTATTCGCTTATCACGGACAAGTACGAGGTGGCGGCCGATGAGATCGAGAAGGAGTTCGGTATCAATGTGGGCAGGCAGCTCAATGTCATCCCGGGATTAGGTTTTGGGGGTGAAGGCGGCTCATCCGGTATCAGCCACAACGACCGGGGCATCATGTCGGACGAGGAGTATTTCCGGCGTTACGGACGCCCCCGGGGGACGAAGGTCGGAAATTTTCTGCGGGGAGCGGAATAG